A stretch of the Sulfurimonas sp. HSL3-1 genome encodes the following:
- a CDS encoding DUF481 domain-containing protein, with protein MKKLLFAVMAAAALLMGADGAEKPNPLVTHTELGYVKTGGNTDTESFSLDFGGKKTWGKHSVRLDFDALYGTENGIENKNKIYTEGNYDWQFAKRLALNYIVGYKDDKFSGFEYQFFTGPGAKYIALDSKKFKLDFQGNVLFNTQQEMDKYYDANGTEIKYPYPDGKAGLTRVDGLYDDFWGYLVKGNFVWLVVEGFKFIEEASYRSGFDDDQNYFVYSKTALESKINGNFSLGVSYKIDYTNMPPAGNERTDTTFMVALIIDY; from the coding sequence TTGAAAAAGCTACTCTTTGCAGTGATGGCCGCCGCGGCGCTTCTGATGGGAGCGGACGGGGCCGAGAAGCCGAACCCGCTGGTGACGCATACGGAACTTGGTTACGTCAAAACGGGCGGGAACACGGACACCGAATCATTCTCGCTGGATTTCGGCGGCAAGAAAACGTGGGGGAAACACAGCGTTCGGCTGGACTTTGACGCCCTGTACGGTACGGAAAACGGGATCGAGAACAAGAACAAGATCTACACGGAGGGCAACTACGACTGGCAGTTCGCGAAACGCCTGGCGCTCAACTACATCGTCGGCTACAAGGATGATAAATTCTCCGGCTTCGAATACCAGTTCTTCACGGGTCCCGGTGCGAAATATATCGCCCTTGACAGCAAGAAGTTTAAACTCGATTTTCAGGGGAACGTGCTTTTCAACACGCAGCAGGAGATGGACAAATACTACGATGCCAACGGCACCGAGATCAAATACCCCTATCCCGACGGCAAGGCCGGGCTGACCCGGGTGGACGGCCTCTATGACGACTTCTGGGGTTACCTGGTCAAGGGGAATTTCGTCTGGCTCGTCGTCGAAGGGTTCAAGTTCATCGAAGAGGCGAGCTACCGCAGCGGCTTCGATGATGACCAGAACTATTTCGTCTACTCGAAAACGGCGCTCGAGAGCAAAATCAACGGGAACTTCTCGCTGGGCGTCAGCTACAAAATCGACTATACGAATATGCCCCCTGCGGGCAACGAACGCACCGATACGACCTTTATGGTCGCATTGATTATCGACTACTAG
- a CDS encoding DUF481 domain-containing protein: MIRPLFLLLISIQLFAIVAIKPREVGEKPGLSGELSGAFETKRGNTEKDNYSGSLQLQFDSNTSYVIWGVVRGEYGEASGVRDTNNLFAHLRYIRNIVGADIAAEGFGQMEKDEFKSIEERALAGGGLRWKVLNKKRGEWGGLFIGAGAYAEYIGYSTSIDPLERNLRFNSYLAYSLPLSDKGVFTAVGYYQPKCDDFNDYYVTASARIELQIYRQLYLGFSVEYAHDSEPAVGVKQDDFSQRTLFTFKF; this comes from the coding sequence GTGATACGCCCCCTTTTTCTGCTGCTCATTTCTATTCAACTGTTTGCCATTGTCGCCATCAAGCCGCGTGAAGTCGGTGAGAAACCCGGCCTTTCCGGGGAACTTTCCGGCGCGTTCGAAACCAAACGGGGCAATACGGAGAAAGACAACTACTCCGGGAGCCTTCAGCTGCAGTTCGACAGTAACACCTCCTATGTGATCTGGGGGGTCGTACGCGGCGAATACGGCGAGGCGAGCGGGGTGAGGGATACGAACAATCTCTTTGCCCACCTGCGCTACATCCGCAACATCGTCGGGGCCGACATCGCGGCGGAAGGGTTCGGGCAGATGGAGAAGGACGAATTCAAATCGATTGAGGAGCGGGCGCTTGCCGGCGGGGGGTTGCGCTGGAAGGTGTTGAACAAGAAACGCGGCGAGTGGGGCGGCCTCTTCATCGGTGCGGGCGCCTATGCCGAATACATCGGCTATTCGACGAGTATTGATCCTCTGGAACGCAATCTCCGCTTCAACAGCTACCTCGCCTACAGCCTGCCCTTGTCCGATAAAGGGGTGTTCACGGCCGTCGGCTATTACCAGCCAAAGTGCGATGATTTCAATGACTACTACGTGACGGCCTCGGCCCGGATCGAACTACAGATCTACCGTCAGCTCTACCTCGGCTTCTCGGTGGAGTACGCGCACGATTCGGAACCTGCCGTCGGCGTCAAGCAGGATGATTTCTCCCAGCGAACCCTGTTTACCTTCAAGTTCTAG
- a CDS encoding mechanosensitive ion channel family protein, whose product MEAYLDPDTYGPYFDLALGYALQLLGALLIFLIGKRVARALGNVTNKAMTKYGVDETLTKFIASSVYVALLVVVIMATLGQLGIETTSFMAILGAAGLAVGLALKDTLANVGAAVIILIFRPFKVGDFVEAGGATGTVESISLFTTTISPVDNRTIIVPNSAITAGNIVNFSNKAQRRVDHVVGIGYNDDLKKAKEVLYGVIRDDPRTLADPAPLVAVSELGDSSVNFTVRAWVKSEEYWDAYFGMLESIKLALDANGISIPYPQMDVHMDPTKEETND is encoded by the coding sequence ATGGAAGCTTATCTGGACCCTGATACATACGGTCCCTACTTTGATCTGGCCCTTGGCTATGCGCTTCAGTTGCTCGGCGCACTGCTGATTTTCCTGATCGGAAAACGGGTGGCGCGGGCGCTGGGCAACGTGACGAACAAGGCGATGACAAAATATGGCGTCGACGAGACGCTGACGAAGTTTATCGCGAGCAGCGTCTATGTGGCGCTCCTGGTCGTCGTCATTATGGCGACCCTTGGGCAGCTGGGCATTGAAACGACCTCGTTCATGGCGATCCTCGGCGCCGCCGGCCTCGCGGTCGGCCTGGCGCTGAAAGACACCCTGGCCAATGTCGGTGCCGCCGTCATTATCCTGATCTTCCGCCCCTTCAAGGTCGGCGACTTTGTCGAGGCCGGCGGCGCGACGGGAACGGTGGAGAGCATCAGCCTCTTCACGACGACGATCAGCCCGGTCGACAACCGCACGATCATCGTGCCCAACTCCGCCATCACCGCGGGGAATATCGTCAACTTCTCCAACAAGGCCCAGCGGCGCGTTGACCACGTCGTCGGCATCGGCTACAATGACGACCTCAAAAAGGCCAAGGAGGTGCTGTACGGGGTGATCCGTGATGACCCTCGCACCCTTGCAGACCCGGCGCCGCTGGTCGCGGTGAGCGAGCTCGGTGACAGCAGCGTCAACTTTACCGTCCGCGCCTGGGTCAAGTCCGAAGAGTACTGGGATGCCTATTTCGGCATGCTCGAGTCGATCAAGCTTGCCCTCGATGCCAACGGCATCAGCATCCCCTATCCGCAGATGGATGTGCATATGGACCCGACAAAAGAGGAGACAAACGATTGA
- a CDS encoding 3-isopropylmalate dehydratase large subunit, which produces MGQTITEKIFSEHAGKTVYAGEIVRVPIDMVIGNDITTPISIKAFEDAGATELANPDGFSIVLDHFIPAKDIASANQARISRDFAKKHKMKHFFDEKDMGIEHALLPEKGLVVPGDVIIGADSHTCTHGALGAFSTGMGSTDLAFAMVTGGNWFKVPESIKVVLSGKPGPFTTGKDIILEVIRMIGVDGALYRTLEFTGDTIAHLSMDDRFSMCNMAIEAGAKSGIVAVDEITEAFLADKTLARPAKIHHSDPDATYVQVLEIDVDKLEPVIAYPFLPSNGHSLSEAVSDHIKVDQAFIGSCTNGRLSDLRIAAKILEGKKVHEDVRLIVTPGTQRILREATKLGYIDIIVDAGGVVSNPTCGACLGGYMGILGDEEVAISTTNRNFVGRMGSRSSKVYLANSAVAAASAITGYITDPATID; this is translated from the coding sequence ATGGGTCAGACTATCACCGAAAAAATCTTCTCCGAGCACGCAGGCAAAACCGTCTACGCGGGCGAGATCGTTCGGGTGCCGATCGATATGGTCATCGGTAACGACATTACGACACCTATCTCCATCAAGGCGTTCGAAGACGCGGGTGCCACCGAACTGGCAAACCCCGACGGCTTCTCCATCGTCCTGGATCACTTCATCCCCGCCAAGGATATCGCTTCGGCCAACCAGGCACGCATCAGCCGCGACTTCGCCAAGAAGCACAAGATGAAGCACTTCTTCGACGAGAAGGATATGGGCATCGAGCACGCGCTGCTGCCGGAGAAGGGCCTCGTCGTCCCCGGTGACGTCATCATCGGCGCCGACAGCCACACCTGTACCCACGGCGCACTGGGCGCTTTCTCCACCGGTATGGGCTCCACCGACCTCGCCTTCGCCATGGTCACCGGCGGCAACTGGTTCAAAGTGCCCGAAAGCATCAAAGTCGTACTCTCCGGAAAACCGGGGCCCTTCACGACCGGCAAGGACATCATCCTCGAAGTGATCCGCATGATCGGGGTCGACGGCGCGCTTTACCGCACCCTCGAGTTCACGGGTGACACGATCGCACACCTCAGCATGGACGACCGGTTCAGCATGTGCAACATGGCGATCGAAGCGGGAGCCAAGAGCGGGATCGTCGCCGTCGACGAGATCACAGAAGCCTTCCTGGCCGACAAAACACTGGCGCGCCCGGCGAAGATCCACCACTCCGACCCTGATGCGACCTACGTCCAGGTGCTTGAGATCGACGTGGACAAGCTCGAACCGGTCATCGCCTACCCGTTCCTGCCCTCCAACGGCCACAGCCTGAGCGAGGCCGTCAGCGACCATATCAAGGTCGACCAGGCCTTTATCGGCAGCTGTACCAACGGCCGCCTCAGCGACCTGCGCATCGCCGCGAAGATCCTGGAGGGCAAAAAGGTGCACGAGGACGTCCGCCTCATCGTCACCCCGGGTACGCAGCGCATCCTGCGCGAAGCGACAAAACTGGGCTACATCGACATCATCGTCGATGCCGGCGGCGTCGTCTCGAACCCGACCTGCGGCGCCTGCCTCGGCGGATACATGGGGATCCTCGGTGACGAAGAGGTCGCCATCTCCACCACGAACCGCAACTTCGTCGGCCGCATGGGTTCACGCTCGTCCAAGGTCTACCTCGCCAACTCCGCCGTCGCCGCCGCCTCGGCCATCACCGGCTACATCACCGACCCGGCAACGATCGACTAA
- a CDS encoding RDD family protein produces MRWREIKHTKPKRQPENTPKVTYADFKSRALAFITDIFMIGIPITLIIMIAFGHDQMMNSAGGTDVLMNPAEAKQHAPNPYASITQMLLYAVTFVLFWHKSGQTPGKKMMQIRVVDARTFQTASWSRLLLRFVGYFLSALTLVGFFTGLLRRDGRALHDLLSGTAVIRA; encoded by the coding sequence ATGCGATGGCGAGAGATTAAACACACCAAACCGAAACGTCAGCCGGAGAACACTCCGAAAGTGACCTATGCCGACTTCAAGTCACGGGCCCTGGCCTTTATCACGGACATCTTCATGATCGGCATTCCCATCACCCTCATCATTATGATCGCCTTTGGACATGACCAGATGATGAACAGCGCGGGCGGAACGGATGTGCTGATGAACCCGGCCGAGGCGAAGCAGCATGCTCCCAACCCCTACGCCTCGATCACGCAGATGCTGCTCTATGCCGTCACCTTTGTCCTCTTCTGGCACAAAAGCGGGCAGACGCCGGGCAAAAAGATGATGCAGATCCGCGTCGTCGATGCACGTACCTTCCAGACAGCCTCCTGGAGCCGCCTGCTCCTGCGTTTCGTCGGCTACTTTCTCTCTGCTCTCACCCTGGTCGGTTTCTTCACCGGGCTGCTGCGCCGCGACGGCAGGGCCCTGCACGACCTGCTCAGCGGTACCGCCGTCATCCGTGCCTGA
- a CDS encoding MFS transporter, whose product MTLLVSAFYFFYFAIIGVYVIFMPKVLEMVGYAPSEIGIIFASAPLVRFAVPFAFMRGLRLDRTVFNAALLLMLAAAAAFFPALPHFWALLAANITLGIGLSLILPYIEVIVLELIGKERYGKVRLYGSIGFILVALALVKVLDAPQTALFFLMGTTLLTALFGYSIARHDAKKHSEAPAASDSGGFTLLTHPGLWLGFLLMQISFGPFYNFFTIYETAHGVSLDMTIYLWSFGVIAEIVLFYFQGPLLRRNLHRLLEFAAGVTVIRWLIVWQFPENLPLLFAAQSMHAISFALFHTAAISYLYTLFTQKKLAQQFFFGISYGLGGFIGAVGSGYVYEYAPQTLFLTAAIASALALLALRRG is encoded by the coding sequence ATGACCCTGCTCGTCTCCGCGTTTTACTTTTTCTACTTCGCCATCATCGGCGTCTACGTCATCTTCATGCCCAAAGTGCTCGAGATGGTCGGTTACGCCCCCTCGGAGATCGGCATTATCTTCGCCAGTGCGCCGCTAGTGCGCTTCGCCGTCCCCTTCGCCTTTATGCGCGGTCTCCGGCTCGACCGGACCGTCTTCAACGCCGCGCTGCTCCTCATGCTCGCCGCGGCCGCCGCTTTTTTCCCGGCCCTGCCCCACTTCTGGGCGCTGCTGGCCGCCAACATCACTCTGGGCATTGGGCTCAGCCTCATCCTCCCCTATATCGAGGTGATCGTGCTGGAGCTGATCGGCAAAGAGCGGTACGGGAAGGTGCGACTCTACGGTTCGATCGGCTTCATCCTCGTCGCCCTGGCGTTGGTCAAGGTACTGGACGCCCCCCAGACGGCGCTCTTTTTCCTGATGGGTACGACGCTGCTGACGGCCCTGTTCGGCTACAGCATCGCGCGGCATGACGCCAAAAAGCACTCAGAGGCGCCCGCCGCGTCCGACAGCGGCGGTTTCACGCTGCTGACCCACCCCGGCCTCTGGCTGGGCTTTTTGCTGATGCAGATCAGCTTCGGTCCCTTCTACAACTTCTTCACCATCTACGAGACCGCCCACGGTGTGAGCCTTGATATGACCATCTACCTCTGGAGTTTCGGCGTGATCGCGGAGATCGTTCTCTTCTACTTCCAAGGTCCCCTGCTGCGCCGCAATCTGCACCGCCTGCTGGAGTTCGCCGCGGGCGTGACCGTCATCCGCTGGCTCATCGTCTGGCAGTTCCCCGAAAACCTGCCGCTGCTTTTTGCGGCGCAGAGCATGCACGCCATCAGTTTCGCCCTCTTTCACACCGCGGCCATCAGCTATCTCTACACCCTTTTTACCCAGAAAAAGCTGGCGCAGCAGTTCTTCTTCGGGATCAGCTACGGACTGGGGGGATTTATCGGGGCCGTGGGATCGGGGTATGTCTATGAATACGCCCCCCAGACCCTCTTTCTCACCGCGGCGATCGCCTCTGCACTTGCCCTGCTCGCACTGCGGCGCGGCTAG